The following proteins are encoded in a genomic region of Micromonospora olivasterospora:
- the eccB gene encoding type VII secretion protein EccB gives MRTRRDQVQAYRFVTRRIVSALLSGDPETTNLPMRRLGLAVVGSVVAAAVVLGGVGAYGQLTGNAAPLEENTLVIERETGATYVYVEGLLHPTLNYASARLILNEPQPAVRTMSQASIADRPRGRTVGIVGAPDALPEPKSLVELPWSVCDVPDPADPRRSTTRVAIDRPLSGGTPLGERGVLVTAGGERYLLTRDARLRIAGGDPAIAALKMAGAPALNVGEQLLNAVPAGPVLREPDIPGDGEVSRFTVGDGRARVGEVFRAAGLHYVLTREGLAQIGEVTALLLQRDGRRITEITPDQAGRLFTDQRLDAEGTPQALPTLQPVRAGQTVLCATYRRGAPGGPPVTTLEVFDRLPAELNGPALPVRQSARDAVRTAEQVLLPGGKGVLAQAAPGAGEGGTGAAGATVYLIGAQGVRYPLDAEAQQALGYEGVTPLAVPASLLSLIPTGPTLRRKDAFNYFAPGATTSDGAGRTPASSPSRSASRRRAGARAPRRAVRRTAARATRRRVRAGRRRAGPAPPRTAGRPGRAGPRPAGADHSR, from the coding sequence ATGCGGACCCGCCGCGACCAGGTGCAGGCGTACCGCTTCGTCACCCGCCGGATCGTCTCCGCGCTGCTCTCCGGCGACCCGGAGACCACCAACCTGCCGATGCGGCGGTTGGGCCTGGCCGTCGTGGGCAGCGTGGTGGCCGCGGCGGTCGTGCTCGGCGGCGTCGGCGCGTACGGCCAGCTCACCGGCAACGCCGCCCCGCTCGAGGAGAACACCCTGGTGATCGAGCGGGAGACCGGGGCGACGTACGTCTACGTCGAGGGGCTGCTGCACCCGACCCTGAACTACGCCTCGGCGCGGCTGATCCTCAACGAGCCACAGCCGGCCGTACGGACCATGTCGCAGGCGTCGATCGCGGACCGGCCGCGCGGCCGTACGGTCGGGATCGTCGGCGCCCCGGACGCGCTGCCGGAGCCCAAGTCGCTGGTCGAGTTGCCGTGGTCGGTCTGCGACGTGCCGGACCCGGCCGACCCGCGCCGCTCCACGACCCGGGTCGCGATCGACCGCCCGCTCTCCGGCGGCACGCCGCTGGGCGAGCGCGGGGTGCTGGTGACCGCCGGCGGGGAGCGGTACCTGCTCACCCGCGACGCGCGGCTGCGCATCGCCGGCGGCGACCCGGCGATCGCGGCGCTGAAGATGGCCGGCGCGCCCGCGCTGAACGTCGGCGAGCAGTTGCTCAACGCCGTGCCGGCGGGGCCCGTGCTCCGGGAGCCCGACATCCCGGGCGACGGGGAGGTCAGCCGGTTCACCGTGGGCGACGGGCGGGCTCGGGTCGGCGAGGTGTTCCGCGCCGCCGGGCTGCACTACGTGCTGACTCGGGAAGGGCTGGCGCAGATCGGCGAGGTGACGGCCCTGCTGCTGCAGCGCGACGGCCGCCGGATCACCGAGATCACCCCGGACCAGGCCGGCCGGCTGTTCACCGACCAGCGGCTGGACGCGGAGGGCACGCCGCAGGCGCTGCCGACGCTGCAGCCGGTCCGGGCAGGCCAGACGGTGCTCTGCGCGACGTACCGCAGGGGCGCCCCGGGCGGGCCGCCCGTCACCACGCTGGAGGTCTTCGACCGGTTGCCGGCCGAACTGAACGGCCCCGCCCTGCCCGTCCGGCAGAGTGCCCGGGACGCGGTCCGCACCGCCGAACAGGTGCTGCTGCCGGGCGGCAAGGGCGTGCTGGCGCAGGCGGCGCCGGGGGCCGGCGAGGGCGGCACCGGCGCGGCGGGCGCGACGGTCTACCTCATCGGCGCCCAGGGCGTGCGCTACCCGCTCGACGCGGAGGCGCAGCAGGCGCTCGGGTACGAGGGCGTGACCCCGCTGGCGGTGCCCGCGTCGCTGCTGTCGCTGATCCCGACCGGCCCCACCCTGAGGCGCAAGGACGCCTTCAACTACTTCGCCCCGGGCGCCACGACGTCCGACGGGGCGGGCCGCACGCCGGCGTCGAGCCCGAGCCGGAGCGCGTCCCGGAGGCGAGCCGGAGCGCGAGCCCCGAGGCGAGCGGTACGCCGGACGGCCGCTCGGGCGACCCGGCGGCGGGTACGAGCCGGACGCCGACGGGCGGGGCCGGCCCCACCGCGGACGGCGGGTCGACCGGGACGAGCCGGGCCCCGTCCAGCGGGGGCTGACCACAGTAGATGA
- a CDS encoding type VII secretion protein EccE, whose product MTQVQAPPGRTAAGPAGPPARSAPPDRTVTPADRRSRGRLGPVVVGQLVVLELCAVAVYAVLGRPDWLVAAVAVPAVALVVAAFARRGGRWWYEDLLLRRRLRRRRDRARAAVHAGGPDDSRLAALAPELTVIELTERGTRLGIGQDGQGWFAAVALNPRPGAPAGSVDAAAVDRALAVLAEFSAPVSLTQVVSHTLVWYPAPGAPPAAHRSVWVAVRLTVRDARTEAVTRGGGMLGVHRTVATAVGRLGKALNAAGLSHRVLGRDELRAAVVSAAGVDLASAPQAETWTGLRGGGWTQRCLALRARPGVPWGALVDAVTATSAPSHTLAAVVRPGARPAPLLRVAAPADHIEELVKVVRDVARRGGVPTRPVDGEHGPGVYATAPVALRVADLPAD is encoded by the coding sequence ATGACGCAGGTCCAGGCGCCACCCGGTCGTACGGCCGCCGGCCCGGCCGGCCCGCCCGCGCGGTCGGCGCCGCCCGACCGTACGGTCACCCCGGCGGACCGCCGCAGCCGCGGCCGGCTCGGGCCGGTCGTGGTGGGGCAGCTCGTCGTTTTGGAGCTCTGCGCGGTGGCCGTGTACGCCGTGCTCGGCCGCCCGGACTGGCTGGTCGCCGCCGTCGCGGTGCCGGCGGTGGCGCTGGTCGTCGCCGCCTTCGCCCGCCGCGGCGGCCGCTGGTGGTACGAGGACCTGCTGCTGCGCCGCCGGTTGCGGCGCCGCCGGGACCGGGCGCGGGCGGCGGTGCACGCCGGCGGACCGGACGACTCCCGGCTGGCCGCCCTCGCGCCGGAGCTGACCGTCATCGAGCTGACCGAGCGGGGCACCCGGCTCGGAATCGGCCAGGACGGGCAGGGCTGGTTCGCGGCGGTGGCGCTGAACCCCCGTCCCGGCGCGCCCGCCGGCTCGGTCGACGCGGCGGCGGTGGACCGGGCGCTGGCCGTGCTGGCCGAGTTCTCCGCACCGGTCTCCCTCACCCAGGTGGTCTCGCACACGCTGGTCTGGTATCCGGCGCCCGGCGCGCCCCCGGCCGCCCACCGCAGCGTCTGGGTGGCGGTCCGCCTCACCGTCCGGGACGCCCGGACCGAGGCGGTGACCCGGGGCGGCGGGATGCTCGGCGTGCACCGGACCGTCGCGACGGCTGTGGGCCGGCTCGGCAAGGCGCTGAACGCCGCCGGTCTGAGCCACCGCGTCCTCGGTCGGGACGAGCTGCGCGCCGCCGTGGTCTCGGCGGCCGGCGTGGACCTCGCGTCCGCGCCGCAGGCGGAGACCTGGACGGGGCTGCGCGGCGGCGGCTGGACACAGCGCTGCCTGGCCCTGCGGGCCCGGCCCGGGGTCCCCTGGGGCGCCCTGGTGGATGCCGTGACCGCGACCTCGGCTCCCTCGCACACCCTCGCCGCCGTGGTGCGCCCCGGCGCCCGGCCGGCCCCGCTGCTGCGCGTGGCGGCCCCGGCCGACCACATCGAGGAGCTGGTGAAGGTGGTCCGGGACGTGGCGCGGCGCGGTGGCGTCCCGACCCGCCCCGTGGACGGGGAGCACGGCCCCGGCGTCTACGCCACCGCCCCGGTCGCCCTCCGCGTCGCCGACCTCCCCGCCGACTGA
- the eccD gene encoding type VII secretion integral membrane protein EccD encodes MATKTATGGLSRITIVAPRTRMDLALPSDVPLADLLPTLLRYAGEDLADEGVRHGGWSLSRLGGQPLDGGRTPAQLGIRDGEVLYFNPRAAAAPEIVFDDVVDAVATATNQRPGTWQVGTTRSFAVLFAAAALGAGALAALLAGPPQLPGALVALLVALGLVVSAAVLSRAVGDSRTGSVLAVVGLGYAAVGGLLVLAGDRRLTELAAPHLLLAATAVVVFGAVAVLAVGDRAPLFFGATAVAGAVGLGAVVSLAFGVGASAAAAVVATVAFAVVPALPMAAYRLARLPVPSIPTGPDDLKNDTESVDGRRVLRLSERADAFLTGLLWTVGLLVLGGEVILALDGRLPAVLLCLVLALLSLLRARPFIGRALRVPVLFAGALGLGLTAAATFAGGSTAVKLGVVLGGLVLAAVVSLIYGLTVAGKRISPVWGRLLDIVEILLIISLVPLAVWVCGLYGWIVNLRP; translated from the coding sequence GTGGCGACGAAGACGGCGACGGGTGGTCTGAGCCGGATCACCATCGTGGCTCCCCGGACCCGGATGGACCTCGCCCTACCCTCGGACGTCCCGCTGGCAGACCTGCTGCCGACCCTGCTCCGGTACGCCGGCGAGGACCTCGCCGACGAGGGGGTACGGCACGGCGGCTGGAGCCTGTCCCGGCTCGGCGGGCAGCCGCTCGACGGCGGGCGTACCCCAGCCCAGCTGGGCATCCGCGACGGCGAGGTGCTGTACTTCAACCCCCGCGCGGCGGCGGCGCCGGAGATCGTCTTCGACGACGTGGTCGACGCGGTCGCCACGGCCACGAACCAGCGGCCGGGCACCTGGCAGGTCGGCACGACGCGGTCCTTCGCGGTGCTGTTCGCGGCGGCGGCGCTGGGGGCCGGCGCGCTGGCGGCGCTGCTCGCCGGCCCGCCGCAGCTGCCCGGGGCGCTCGTCGCCCTGCTGGTCGCGCTCGGCCTGGTGGTGAGCGCCGCCGTGCTGTCGCGGGCGGTGGGCGACAGCCGCACGGGTTCCGTGCTCGCCGTGGTCGGCCTCGGGTACGCCGCGGTCGGCGGCCTGCTGGTGCTGGCGGGGGACCGCCGACTGACCGAGCTGGCCGCGCCCCACCTGCTGCTCGCCGCGACCGCGGTGGTGGTGTTCGGGGCGGTGGCGGTACTCGCCGTCGGGGATCGGGCGCCGCTGTTCTTCGGCGCGACGGCGGTCGCCGGCGCGGTCGGCCTCGGCGCGGTGGTCAGCCTGGCCTTCGGCGTGGGCGCGTCGGCCGCCGCGGCGGTGGTGGCCACGGTCGCGTTCGCCGTCGTGCCGGCCCTGCCGATGGCGGCCTACCGGCTCGCCCGGCTCCCGGTGCCGTCCATCCCGACCGGGCCGGACGACCTGAAGAACGACACCGAGAGCGTCGACGGCCGCCGGGTGCTGCGGCTCAGCGAGCGGGCCGACGCGTTCCTCACCGGCCTGCTCTGGACCGTGGGGCTGCTGGTGCTCGGCGGCGAGGTGATCCTCGCCCTGGACGGCCGACTGCCGGCCGTGCTGCTCTGCCTGGTGCTGGCCCTGCTGTCGCTGCTGCGCGCCCGCCCGTTCATCGGCCGCGCCCTGCGCGTCCCCGTGCTGTTCGCCGGTGCCCTCGGGCTCGGCCTGACCGCGGCGGCCACCTTCGCGGGGGGCTCGACGGCGGTGAAGCTCGGGGTCGTTCTCGGCGGCCTGGTGCTGGCCGCCGTGGTCAGCCTGATCTACGGCCTCACGGTGGCCGGCAAGCGGATCTCGCCGGTCTGGGGCCGGCTGCTGGACATCGTCGAGATCCTGCTGATCATCTCGCTGGTCCCGCTCGCCGTCTGGGTCTGCGGCCTGTACGGCTGGATCGTCAACCTCCGCCCCTGA
- the eccCa gene encoding type VII secretion protein EccCa produces the protein MSTVVFRRLPRQPGPALPRGEVLLESPPELPEQTPRGMGQLLMILPMVCGVGAMAFLYAGRGGGMMTYVAGGLFGVSMLGMAIGTLAHGGGDAKAELNAERRDYMRYLAQMRKRTRRAAEQQRAAMTWRHPEPDALWSIAASRRLWERRITEDDFGEARIAVGPQRLAVEIVPPETKPVEDLEPMSAIALRRFVRAHSTVPDLPTALSVRAFSRVVLRGDREPVLDLARAVLGQLVTFHAPDDLIVAVVAAPDRQPDWDWVKWLPHAQHSGRADAAGAHRLVFATLAEAEEALAEELGGRPRFAPEAKPLTTAPHLVVLIDGGEVAATCHLNGPSLLGTTVVDLSGTVPRDAGRWLLCLDAGDGSSLDLVRGASSSRLGTPDRLSAAAAEGLARQIAPYRLSQQQASTDEPLARSMELPDLLGVGDAATVDVRQTWRPRSQRDRLRIPLGLGPDGNVVELDFKESAHEGMGPHGLVIGATGSGKSELLRTVVAALAVTHSSEELNFVLVDFKGGATFASLDALPHTSAVITNLSDELPLVDRMRDALAGEMNRRQEVLRAAGNYVSRYDYEKARAAGEQLDPMPSLLIICDEFSELLAAKPDFIDLFVMIGRLGRSLGVHLLLASQRLEEGKLRGLDTHLSYRIGLRTFSAVESRIVLGVPDAYELPSAPGHGYLKTDTATMLRFRAAYVSGPYRTPGQQAKSSQALVQRRIVHYGTEFVPMRAPELPVEPVAEPEQPVDGKAVAMLDVLIDQLKGRGKPAHQVWLPPLSEPPSLLDLLAPLRVDPTYGLTTDGWQGRGRLTVPVGVVDRPYEQRRDPMMVELAGAGGNVVIVGGSLSGKSTMLRSMLASLALTHTPREVQFFCLDFGGGALRSLEGLPHVSGVAGRRDTEAVRRTVAEVVAVIDEREQRFAQHGIDSVAAYRRRRAAGEFADDPFGDVFLVVDGWNTLRQEYEELEQTVTNLAGRGLGFGVHVVLTAVRWAEIRINMRDLLGTKLELRLGDPAESEIDRRAAQNVPEKTPGRGLTRDKLHFLAAVSRIDGRREVDDLTEASVALATHVARAWSGRPAPKVRLLPRRLPLHELVRVADRSAPGLPIGVNESALAPVYLDLANEPHLTVFGDAECGKTNLLRVIAKGIIERYTPAQARLVIADYRRGLLGAVEGEHLLDYAPSNQAFAQGLGSIRSALQNRLPGADVTTAQLRDRSWWKGPDLYILVDDYDLVASGGSNPLSALHELLPQARDIGLHLIITRRVGGVARALYEPVLQRLRELDSPGLLMSGSREEGAVFGTLRPSPQPPGRGTLVRRRDGQQLIQTAWSDQA, from the coding sequence GTGAGCACCGTCGTGTTCCGCCGGCTTCCGCGCCAACCGGGGCCCGCCCTGCCGCGCGGCGAGGTGCTGCTGGAGTCCCCGCCGGAGCTGCCCGAGCAGACCCCCCGGGGCATGGGGCAGCTGCTGATGATCCTGCCGATGGTCTGCGGCGTGGGCGCGATGGCGTTCCTCTACGCGGGCCGGGGCGGCGGGATGATGACGTACGTCGCCGGTGGGCTCTTCGGCGTCTCGATGCTCGGCATGGCGATCGGCACGCTGGCCCACGGCGGCGGCGACGCGAAGGCCGAGCTGAACGCCGAGCGCCGCGACTACATGCGCTACCTGGCCCAGATGCGCAAGCGCACCCGGCGCGCGGCCGAGCAGCAGCGGGCCGCGATGACCTGGCGGCACCCGGAGCCGGACGCGCTCTGGTCGATCGCCGCCTCCCGCCGGCTGTGGGAGCGGCGAATCACCGAGGACGACTTCGGCGAGGCCCGGATCGCGGTCGGCCCGCAGCGGCTGGCGGTGGAGATCGTGCCCCCGGAGACGAAGCCGGTCGAGGACCTGGAGCCGATGAGCGCGATCGCGCTGCGCCGGTTCGTCCGCGCCCACTCCACCGTGCCGGACCTGCCCACCGCGCTGTCGGTACGGGCGTTCTCCCGGGTGGTGCTGCGCGGCGACCGGGAACCGGTGCTCGACCTGGCCCGGGCGGTACTCGGCCAGCTCGTCACGTTCCACGCCCCGGACGACCTGATCGTCGCGGTGGTCGCCGCCCCGGACCGGCAGCCGGACTGGGACTGGGTGAAGTGGCTGCCGCACGCCCAGCACTCCGGTCGCGCGGACGCCGCCGGCGCCCACCGGCTCGTGTTCGCGACCCTGGCCGAGGCCGAGGAGGCCCTCGCCGAGGAGTTGGGTGGCCGGCCCCGGTTCGCCCCGGAGGCCAAGCCGCTGACCACCGCGCCGCACCTCGTCGTGCTGATCGACGGTGGCGAGGTCGCGGCCACCTGCCACCTGAACGGTCCGAGCCTGCTCGGCACCACCGTCGTCGACCTCTCCGGCACCGTGCCCCGAGACGCCGGGCGCTGGCTGCTCTGCCTGGACGCGGGCGACGGCAGCTCGCTGGACCTCGTCCGCGGCGCGTCCTCGTCCCGCCTGGGCACACCGGACCGGCTGAGCGCGGCGGCGGCCGAGGGGCTGGCCCGGCAGATCGCCCCCTACCGGCTGTCCCAGCAGCAGGCCAGCACCGACGAGCCGCTGGCCCGCAGCATGGAGCTGCCGGACCTGCTCGGCGTCGGCGACGCCGCCACGGTGGACGTGCGGCAGACGTGGCGGCCGCGCAGCCAGCGGGACCGGCTGCGCATCCCGCTCGGCCTCGGGCCGGACGGCAACGTCGTGGAGCTGGACTTCAAGGAGTCGGCGCACGAGGGCATGGGCCCGCACGGCCTGGTCATCGGCGCCACCGGCTCCGGCAAGAGCGAACTGCTCCGTACGGTGGTCGCCGCGCTCGCGGTGACCCACTCGTCGGAGGAGCTGAACTTCGTCCTGGTCGACTTCAAGGGCGGCGCCACCTTCGCCTCGCTGGACGCGCTGCCGCACACCAGCGCGGTGATCACCAACCTGTCCGACGAGCTGCCGCTGGTCGACCGGATGCGTGACGCCCTGGCCGGCGAGATGAACCGCCGGCAGGAGGTGCTGCGGGCGGCCGGCAACTACGTCTCCCGGTACGACTACGAGAAGGCGCGGGCCGCGGGCGAGCAGTTGGACCCGATGCCCAGCCTGCTCATCATCTGCGACGAGTTCAGCGAGCTGCTCGCCGCGAAGCCGGACTTCATCGACCTGTTCGTCATGATCGGCCGGCTGGGCCGGTCGCTCGGCGTGCACCTGCTCCTGGCCAGCCAGCGGCTGGAGGAGGGCAAGCTGCGCGGCCTCGACACGCACCTGTCGTACCGGATCGGTCTGCGCACCTTCTCGGCGGTGGAGAGCCGGATCGTGCTCGGCGTGCCGGACGCGTACGAGCTGCCCAGCGCGCCCGGCCACGGGTACCTGAAGACCGACACCGCCACCATGCTGCGGTTCCGGGCGGCGTACGTGTCGGGCCCGTACCGCACGCCGGGCCAGCAGGCGAAGTCGTCCCAGGCGCTGGTGCAGCGCCGGATCGTGCACTACGGCACCGAGTTCGTGCCGATGCGGGCCCCGGAACTGCCGGTGGAGCCGGTGGCCGAGCCGGAGCAGCCCGTCGACGGCAAGGCCGTGGCGATGCTCGACGTGCTGATCGACCAGCTCAAGGGCAGGGGAAAGCCGGCCCACCAGGTCTGGCTGCCGCCGCTGTCCGAGCCGCCGAGCCTGCTCGACCTGCTCGCCCCGCTCAGGGTCGACCCCACGTACGGGCTGACCACCGACGGCTGGCAGGGGCGCGGCCGGCTCACCGTCCCGGTCGGCGTCGTCGACCGGCCGTACGAGCAGCGGCGCGACCCGATGATGGTGGAGCTGGCCGGGGCGGGCGGCAACGTGGTCATCGTCGGCGGCTCGCTCAGCGGCAAGAGCACCATGCTGCGCTCGATGCTCGCCTCGCTGGCGCTCACCCACACCCCGCGCGAGGTGCAGTTCTTCTGCCTGGACTTCGGGGGCGGCGCGCTGCGCAGCCTGGAGGGGCTGCCGCACGTCTCCGGCGTGGCCGGGCGGCGGGACACGGAGGCGGTCCGCCGCACCGTCGCCGAGGTAGTCGCCGTCATCGACGAGCGGGAGCAGCGGTTCGCCCAGCACGGCATCGACTCGGTGGCCGCGTACCGCCGCCGGCGGGCGGCCGGCGAGTTCGCCGACGACCCGTTCGGCGACGTCTTCCTCGTGGTGGACGGCTGGAACACGCTGCGCCAGGAGTACGAGGAGTTGGAGCAGACCGTCACCAACCTCGCCGGCCGGGGGCTGGGTTTCGGCGTGCACGTCGTGCTCACGGCGGTGCGCTGGGCGGAGATCCGGATCAACATGCGGGACCTGCTCGGCACCAAGCTGGAGTTGCGGCTCGGCGACCCGGCCGAGTCGGAGATCGACCGGCGGGCCGCGCAGAACGTGCCCGAGAAGACCCCGGGCCGCGGCCTGACGCGCGACAAGCTGCACTTCCTGGCGGCGGTCTCCCGCATCGACGGCCGCCGGGAGGTCGACGACCTGACCGAGGCGTCGGTCGCGCTGGCCACGCACGTGGCCCGGGCGTGGTCGGGCCGGCCGGCCCCCAAGGTGCGGCTGCTGCCGCGCAGGCTGCCGCTGCACGAGCTGGTCCGGGTCGCCGACCGGTCGGCGCCCGGCCTGCCGATCGGGGTCAACGAGTCGGCGCTCGCCCCGGTCTACCTCGACCTGGCCAACGAGCCGCACCTGACCGTCTTCGGCGACGCCGAGTGCGGCAAGACCAACCTGCTGCGGGTCATCGCCAAGGGCATCATCGAGCGGTACACCCCGGCGCAGGCGCGGCTGGTCATCGCCGACTACCGGCGCGGCCTGCTGGGTGCGGTGGAGGGCGAGCACCTGCTCGACTACGCGCCGTCGAACCAGGCGTTCGCCCAGGGGCTGGGCTCCATCCGCAGCGCCCTGCAGAACCGCCTGCCCGGGGCCGACGTCACCACCGCCCAGCTGCGCGACCGGAGTTGGTGGAAGGGGCCGGACCTGTACATCCTGGTGGACGACTACGACCTGGTCGCCTCGGGTGGCAGCAACCCGCTCAGCGCCCTGCACGAGCTGCTGCCGCAGGCCCGCGACATCGGCCTGCACCTGATCATCACCCGGCGGGTCGGCGGCGTGGCGCGGGCGCTCTACGAGCCGGTGCTGCAGCGCCTGCGCGAGCTGGACTCGCCGGGCCTGCTGATGTCCGGCAGCCGGGAGGAGGGCGCGGTCTTCGGCACGTTGCGCCCGAGTCCGCAGCCGCCGGGCCGGGGCACGCTGGTGCGTCGCCGCGACGGCCAGCAGCTGATCCAGACCGCCTGGTCGGACCAGGCGTGA
- a CDS encoding WXG100 family type VII secretion target produces MAFEVEASTLHTAANDVRSTRSDVDGELKKLWNVVDDLAMAWKGAASTGFQQLMVRWSEDTNKLLTAMDNIADLLDKSGTTHQVNDEEQQQMLDKFHAALNP; encoded by the coding sequence ATGGCGTTCGAGGTCGAAGCATCGACTCTGCATACCGCGGCGAATGACGTGCGGTCCACGCGCAGCGACGTCGACGGCGAGCTGAAGAAGTTGTGGAACGTCGTCGACGACCTGGCCATGGCCTGGAAGGGTGCGGCGTCCACGGGCTTCCAGCAGCTCATGGTGCGCTGGTCGGAGGACACCAACAAGCTGCTGACGGCGATGGACAACATCGCCGACCTGCTGGACAAGTCCGGTACGACCCACCAGGTCAACGACGAAGAGCAGCAGCAGATGCTGGACAAGTTCCACGCTGCTCTGAACCCGTGA
- a CDS encoding WXG100 family type VII secretion target, which produces MTIKVDYAVLESSNQQMQAISRTIDEKLDTLRSMLSKLQWDGQDRAAYEQHQAQWDAAVRDINKILNEIGGAVGIARENYVTTEMSNSKVWGN; this is translated from the coding sequence GTGACGATCAAGGTTGACTACGCGGTCCTCGAGAGCAGCAACCAGCAGATGCAGGCCATCTCGCGGACCATCGACGAGAAGCTCGACACGCTGCGGTCCATGCTGTCCAAGCTCCAGTGGGACGGTCAGGACCGCGCCGCGTACGAGCAGCACCAGGCCCAGTGGGACGCGGCCGTTCGGGACATCAACAAGATCCTGAACGAGATCGGTGGCGCGGTCGGCATCGCCCGCGAGAACTACGTCACCACCGAGATGAGCAACTCCAAGGTCTGGGGCAACTGA
- a CDS encoding S8 family serine peptidase: MRTGKHRRPLLRSVTAVLALVAVVGSGPLAAPEPARAADTVRGLQWYLDALRIPEAHKLTKGRGVTVAVVDGGVHAAHPDLKGQVLPGRAFSPDVARDGRTDPDSESGHGTAMAGIIAGRGGGAMRELGIAPEAKILPVALGPEGPGRDLPSALRYAADAGADVINLSVGAPGSDPKITEAVRYALDKGAVVVASAGNRRVDRAVPLPANIPGVLAVGATGKGGSLWSGSVTGPEVGLTAPGERIIAPVPPPVSPNGYGVSDGTSQATAIVSGVAALVRARHPKLNAANVVNRLIRTAEDRGARGRDPEYGFGAVDVLAALTRSVPAVDGNPLLAAASPSPKPATGDDGDDGPAVSFGLADNAGLQLGLCLLAVLLVGVVAVVLIVVNRRAARRRAAAPPVGGPPPPPGVPHPGYGPPPAQRPGPHPYQPRPVAQPAPPHAYGPPGQHGAQPYGGQHGAQPYGGQHGAQPYGGRQGAPPYGPPGWQGGPPHGPAGPPPGVAGAPPPPGSTPGGHAAGAPPVDPEPR, encoded by the coding sequence ATGCGTACGGGCAAGCACCGCCGGCCGTTGCTGCGGTCCGTCACCGCCGTGCTGGCGCTGGTCGCCGTCGTCGGCAGCGGCCCGCTGGCGGCACCCGAGCCGGCCCGGGCCGCCGACACCGTCCGCGGCCTGCAGTGGTACCTGGACGCGCTGCGCATTCCCGAGGCCCACAAGCTCACCAAGGGCCGGGGCGTCACCGTCGCCGTGGTCGACGGGGGCGTGCACGCCGCCCACCCCGACCTCAAGGGCCAGGTGCTGCCGGGGCGCGCCTTCTCGCCCGACGTGGCCCGCGACGGCCGGACGGACCCGGACTCCGAGAGCGGGCACGGCACCGCGATGGCGGGCATCATCGCCGGGCGGGGCGGGGGCGCCATGCGGGAGCTGGGCATCGCCCCGGAGGCGAAGATCCTGCCCGTCGCACTCGGTCCCGAGGGGCCGGGCCGGGACCTGCCGAGCGCCCTGCGCTACGCGGCCGACGCCGGCGCTGACGTGATCAACCTGTCCGTCGGCGCCCCGGGCAGTGACCCGAAGATCACCGAGGCCGTGCGGTACGCGCTCGACAAGGGCGCCGTGGTGGTGGCCTCCGCCGGCAACCGCCGGGTCGACCGGGCCGTGCCCCTGCCGGCCAACATCCCCGGCGTCCTGGCGGTGGGCGCCACCGGGAAGGGCGGCTCGCTCTGGAGCGGTTCGGTGACGGGCCCGGAGGTGGGGCTGACCGCGCCGGGCGAGCGCATCATCGCGCCGGTGCCGCCGCCGGTCTCGCCCAACGGCTACGGCGTCTCCGACGGCACCAGCCAGGCCACCGCCATCGTCTCCGGGGTCGCGGCGCTCGTGCGCGCGCGCCATCCCAAGCTGAACGCCGCCAATGTGGTGAATCGCCTGATCCGCACCGCCGAGGACCGGGGCGCGCGCGGCCGCGACCCGGAGTACGGCTTCGGGGCGGTGGACGTGCTCGCCGCGCTCACCCGCTCGGTGCCCGCCGTGGACGGCAACCCGCTGCTGGCCGCCGCGTCGCCGAGCCCGAAGCCGGCCACCGGCGACGACGGGGACGACGGCCCGGCCGTCTCCTTCGGCCTGGCCGACAACGCCGGGCTCCAGCTCGGGCTCTGCCTGCTCGCGGTGCTCCTCGTCGGCGTGGTGGCCGTGGTGCTGATCGTGGTGAACCGCCGGGCGGCCCGCCGCCGTGCCGCGGCGCCTCCGGTCGGCGGCCCGCCGCCCCCGCCAGGCGTCCCGCACCCCGGGTACGGGCCACCGCCGGCGCAGCGCCCCGGCCCGCATCCGTACCAGCCGCGGCCGGTCGCGCAGCCGGCGCCTCCGCACGCGTACGGCCCGCCCGGTCAGCACGGCGCACAACCGTACGGCGGCCAGCACGGCGCACAACCGTACGGCGGCCAGCACGGCGCACAACCGTACGGCGGCCGGCAGGGCGCGCCGCCGTACGGGCCGCCCGGGTGGCAGGGCGGGCCGCCACACGGCCCGGCAGGCCCGCCGCCGGGCGTTGCCGGCGCGCCACCTCCGCCCGGGTCGACGCCGGGCGGCCACGCCGCCGGGGCGCCCCCGGTGGATCCAGAGCCGCGTTGA